The Deltaproteobacteria bacterium genome has a window encoding:
- a CDS encoding helix-turn-helix transcriptional regulator, translating to MKAASKKFVSDKLLEMDIRELREMSGKTQVEVAQAMEIAQSELSRLERRDDHLVSTLRKYVKALDGDLEIVARFGNKSIKLHSL from the coding sequence ATGAAAGCTGCGAGTAAAAAATTTGTTAGTGACAAATTACTCGAAATGGATATTCGTGAGCTGCGTGAGATGTCGGGTAAGACTCAAGTCGAAGTAGCGCAAGCGATGGAAATTGCTCAAAGTGAATTATCGCGTCTTGAGCGTCGTGATGACCATCTTGTATCGACTCTTCGTAAATATGTCAAAGCGCTTGATGGCGATTTAGAAATAGTTGCTCGTTTTGGCAATAAGTCAATTAAGCTTCATAGCTTATAA